TGACGGCGACAATGCGGAACCGGTCGCACGCTCGCCAGCCCGGCACGTGGCCGTTGGCGGCGACGTTGCCGAACCCGACGATGGCGCCGTCGCGCACCGCGGTCATTTCCGGTACGCGCCCGAGGCCGCCACTTCGGCGAATACTTCGTCGAGAATGGCGATGCCGTCGCGGGCTTCGCTTTCGGTGATTATGAGCGGCGGATTGATCCGCACGCGCGCGAAGTAGCCCATGAGAAGCAGACCGCGCCGCAGCGCGCCGAGGAAGATCCGCTCGCTCACCGCGGCGGACAGCGGCTCTCTGGTGGCGCGGTCTTTGACCAGATCGAGACCGATCAGCAGGCCATGTCCGCGCACGTCGCCGATGAACTCGTACTTCTCCTGCAGGGCCTTCAACTCGTCGAGGAGAAAAGCTCCGACCCGACGCGAGTTGTCGACGAGTTCGTCATCGATGATCGTCTCAACCGTGGTCAGGGCCGCCGTCGCCGCCAGCGCGTTGCCGCCGTAGCTCGACGAGGAGCTACTGGGCCTGGCAAACGGCAGTGACGAGGTGATCGCGTCGGTCGAGATCAGGCCGGTGACCGGAAAGCCGCAACCGAATCCCTTGCCGATGGTCATGATGTCGGGCTCGGTATCGGTGTGTTCGCAGCCGAACATCGTCCCGGTCCGACCGAATCCGGTGATCATCTCGTCGGCGATCAGCAGGGCCTCGTTCTCGCGGGCGATCTCGGCAATGCCCGGAAGGAACTCCGGCGGCGGGACGATGTTGCCGGCGGTGCCCTGAATCGGCTCGACGATGATCGCCGCCACCGAACCGGCCGTGGCGGTCTTGAGCGAATCGCGCACGAAGTCCAGGCAGAACATGCCGCAGTCGGGATGCTTTAGCCGGAAGGGACAGCGATAGCAGTCGGCGTAAGGAACGAGATGCGTGCCCGGGTAGAGCGGACCCCACTTCTGCTTCCACGGATCGCCAATGAGACCCATGACGCCACCGGTCTTGCCGTGAAAGCCGCCCCAGAAACCGACGATTTCGTGTTTCTTCGTATATGACTTGGCGAGACGCACGGCGGCTTCGACGGCCTCGGCGCCGCCGCTGTATAGCTGGGTGCGTTTGAGCGCACCGGGCGTCAACTCGGCAAGCAACTTGAGCAGTGCGGCGCGCGGCTCGCTGGTGAAGCTGCCAACGGCGAGACGGCCGACCTGGTCGGTCAGCGCCCGCACGAAGCGGGGGTGGGAGTGCCCGAGGCTGGCCACCGCCACGCCGGCGAAGAAGTCGAGGTACTCGTTGCCGTCGGCGTCGTACAGCCGGCAACCCTTGCCCTCGACCATGGCGAGTTCGGAGAGCTGGGCGATGCGTTGCAAACCCGGCGCGATCCAGTCGCGTTCGGCGTCGATAATGGCCTTCGAGCGCGGTCCCGGCAGGCGCAGCGCGTGCGCCTCCTGGGGCCTGTCCTGTTTCTGCACAGTCTTCACTGGAGCGTCGTAACCTCTTGAATGTACGCGGCAATTGCCGATGCCGCCCGAGAGCGACAGCGAGCGTAGCTAGGCCAATCGTTCAAGTCAATCAGGGTCAGGCGGCCGCTCGGATCGCAGACGCAATCGCCACCGTAGATCTCGACACCAAGCGCCGCCGCCGCCTGCTGGCCGAGGCGATCGATGCCGTCGTGCACGCTGTCGGCGAGGCCCCCACCGGGAGGTCTGACACCGAAAAAGAAGCGTCCGCGCACGGCGTAGAACTTCACGACCGCGCCGGGGACATGGCGTTGCACGACCGCGGCGCGAATACCGCGACTGCGGAAGCCGGACACCGCGGCGTCGAAGGCGGCGGGCGTGTCGACGAAGACGACGTCGTCGGGGTCGGTGGCATGCACGTCGCCGCGCTTGAGCCAGGCACCGTCGGGGAACATCGCGCCGGCCGGCACCGCGTCGGTCGCGATCATCCGGCTTTCTGGAAACGCGATCCCGGCGGCAGTGAGTAGCGGCACGGTGCGGTGCCGCTGACAGTTGAGGATGGCCTCGGGCGTGTTGACGACGCGGATACCGCGCCGCTCCCATGCCGCCAACCGCGCGAGGGCGCGGTCGCCCTGGGCCATCGTGAACACGACGGTACCGACTTGCGGCTCCGGCCAGCGTTCGTCGTCGCCATCGACGACACCGACCGCACACCCCGCCGCGCGCAGGGTGTCGATCACCGCGTCGAGGATGGCTCGGTCGTCGTCGACGCGGCCCGGGGAGAATACCCTCTCGCGCCTGATGCCGAGGAACGCGCTCATGCGCGATAGCCTCCGCGGACAAATACCTCCGCCACGGCCAGGTCCTCCGGGCGATCCACGTCCACGGTCTTGCCGACCCGGGTGCCGTACAGCCGGTATCCGCTCGTCAGCAGATGGCCGAGGAACTGCCGCAGGGCGGTGAACCCGCGTTGCCGCGCCGTGTCGATCTCGCGGAAGATGACCGGATCGAAGACGTAGAAGCCGGCGGTGACCAGGCCGCTGCCACTGGCCTCCGGGCCCAGCGCGCTCAGGCGGCCATCGGGATCGAGTCGGGCCCAGAGCGGTTTCTCGTCGTCGACGAACGTGCTGAGGGCCAGTACCGCATCGGCCTCGGTACGATCGGTCGCCCCAACAGCGAAGTCGCGAATCGTGATCGAGCTGCAAACGCCGTCCACCGTCAGCAGCAGGAAGCGCGACGGACCCAGCAGGGGAGCAAGCGTGAACAAACTTTCCATCGAACTGGGCGTCGTGCGCCGCACGAAGGCGAAGCGCAGCCCGGGCCAGCGGCGGCGGCAGTGGTCCTCGATGCCGGTGGACATCTCATTCACGATGCAGGCAACCTCGGCGATGCCCGCCGCCGACACCCCGGCCAGGACGTAGTCGATGAGGGCCTGTCCGGCGACCTCGACCAGCGGCTTCGGCCGGGAAATACCCGCGGCGACCAGACGTTCGCCCAGCCCCGCAGCGATGATCGCAGCCTGCATATCAGCCTCTTGCCCCCGCAACGATGGCCGGCAACTCCGCCAGAGCGTGGATTCGATGATCGACTATGAGCGGGTCGGGACACACGGGAGGCGGCGAGCCGACCAGCCACGCCGTACGCAAACCGGCGCCCCATGCACCGGCGATGTCGTTGTTGAACGAATCGCCCACGTAGAGAGCCTCCAGGGGCAGGCAACCGACCCGCCGCAGGGCGAGCGTGAAAATGCCGGGAGCGGGCTTGCGGAGGCCGACGCGGTTCGAATCGACGATAGCGTCGAGCAGCGGGGCGATGCCGTTGTCGGCGAGGACACGGTCGACGTTGCCGTAGAAGTTCGACACGACGCCCAACGCCACGTGGGGACGGAGGAGTTCGAGGACGCTGCGGCTTGCCGCGAGCGCGGCGGCCGCCCGATCGAGGAAAGCGTCGGCGATGCGGTCGGCGACCGCCGCCGCGGCGGGTCCGAGATGCGCGACTTGATGGCGCGTGTGGAACGTTACGGTAGCCCGCAGGTCCATCCCCGCCACGGCCGGGTTGGCGTACGCGGCCCGAGTTGCGGCGTCGAAGGCGGGGCGGAACCGCTCGAAGGACAGGTCGACGCCCGCATCGCGATAGAGGGCGAGGAAGCGATCGAGCCAGTGTGAAGCCGGCCCGTCGAGCGTGCCGCCAAAGTCGAACAGGACGGCGCGGAGGCGCATCAGCGGGACGTAAGCCACGCAGCCCGGCGGAGTCAACGGCCGGACAAAGGAGCCGGAGACCGGGAACCGGCGAGGAGCGAGGGGACTGCGACGGACGCCGCTCGGCCCCTCGCGCGCCCGGCGGCCCCGCTTCCGAATCGTTGACAAACCGCGGCGCCGCTGATTGATGTCGGAATGGGTGTCGGTGGAGCCGGCACACCACCCGGCGCACGACCACGAGTGATAATGGTGCAGGCGGGGATAGAGCGTGTCGCGGACCGCGTGAGCGTGCGGCTGGAGAATCGAGCGTGGCATGAGAAGTCCCGTCGAGTTTTCACATCGGACGCGAACCAGGGCGCTGGAGACGCTCGACCGCGAGCCATTCGACCTCCTGGTCATCGGCGGCGGCATCACCGGCGCCGGCATCGCGCGGGACGCCGCGCTGCGCGGCATGCGGGTGCTGCTGACCGAACGGCGCGACTTCGCCGTCGGGACCAGTAGCCGATCCTCGAAACTCATCCACGGCGGCGTGCGCTACCTGCAACAGGGCGACGTCGGGCTGGTCATGGAGGCCGCCAACGAGCGCCGCGTCCTGCGTCGTCTCGTGCCGTACCTGGCGCGGCCGATCCAGATGCTGGTGCCCGCGCAGCGGCGTTCGGGGTACGCCAAGCTGAGTGCCGGTCTGTGGACCTTCGACCGCATGGCGCGGGTGTCTCACGACGAACGTAACCAGATGCTCGACCGTGAGGAGACGTTGCGCCTCGAGCCGTTGCTGCGCGCCGATAACATCTACGGGGCGGCCGTGTATTACGAGTGCCTGACCGACGACGCGCGTCTGGTACTCGAGAACCTCAAGTCGGCAGTGGCGTTTGGAGCCACGGCCGTGAACTACGCCCCGGTTGAACGGCTCGTCATCGAGGGTGGCAAGGTCGTGGGAGCCGTGGTGCGCGACGTCCTCGGCGAGCGGGCGATCGAGGCCAGGGCCAGCGTGGCGGTCAATGCCGCCGGGCCGTGGGTCGACGAAGTGCGACTATTGCAGGGCGGCGGCGAGAAGCCGCGCTTGCACCTGACCAAGGGCATTCACCTGATCGTGCCCCGCGAGCGTCTGCCGGTGGTGCGCAGTGTGGTCATGACGGCGCGCGACAAGCGGCCGGTGTTCGCGGTGCCGCGCGGCGATACCGTTTATCTCGGTACCACCGATACCAATTACGACGGACAGTACGACGACCCCGCAATCACCCGGGAAGACGTCCAGTACCTGCTCGATGCGGCCAACGACACGTTCGACGTCGCGCCGCTGGGCTTCGACGACGTCGTCGGCGCGTGGGCCGGCTTGCGTCCGTTGCTGCACCAGGACGGCAAGAAGCCGGAGGAGATCTCGCGCAAGGACGAGATCATGGTGGGACCTGCAGGCTTGATATCGATTGCCGGCGGCAAGCTCACTACGTACCGGAGAATGGCCGAGCGAGTCGTCGACATGGCGGCCGAGCGAGCCGCCAGATTAGACGGCAAGCGGCCGCACCGCCGGGGCGAGAGCGATAGCGAGTTGCTGTGCGGTGGCGCCACCGACGAGGACCTCGCAGCGTTTATCGCGCGGCTGCGAACGAAATGGCCGGAGGCGGACGCCGACATCGTCGAGCGTCTGGTCGGCACGTACGGCAGCAACGGATCACGGATCGTGGAGGGGATGATGGCGGACCCGGCCCTGGGCGAGCGCGCGGTGCCGGACCTCGCTCTGACCCGCGGCGAGGTCGCCTACGCCGTGCACGACGAAATGGCGATGACGCTGGAGGACGTGCTGGAGCGGCGGACAAGGCTGTTCTTATGGGACGTCCACAACGGTCTGACCGCGGCGCCGCGGGTCGCCGACTGGATGGCGCAACTCCTTGGCTGGAGTCCCGATCGTCGCCGCGCGGAGCTTGCAGCCTACGAGGACCACGTGCGCGACGTGAAGGGCTTTCTCGGGGACGCCGAGCCGGAGGAGTTGCGGGCCCTGAGGGCGTGACCCGTTGGGGCGGGCCGGCCTTTCGTCCCGCCGCCCGCCTCTGGTAGACAGCGGCCATGCCGCTGATTCTTGCCATCGACGAGGGGACCACGGGCGTTCGCGCCCATGTCATCGACGAATCGAGCACCGTGCGCGGGGCGGCGTACCGCGAGTTGACGCCGCTCTATCCGATGGCCGGTTGGGTGGAGTTGGATCCCGAGGCCATCTGGGATGCGACACGCACCGTATGCGCGGCGGCCCTGGCGGCAGCCGGGGCCCGACCCGCCGACCTCGCGGCCATCGGTATCTGCAATCAGCGCGCGACGACGATCGTGTGGGAGCGGAAGTCGGGTCGGCCCGTGTATCCCGCGATCGTCTGGCACGACACGCGCACGGCGGACCGTGTGCCGGACTTGCTCGCTCGGGGGGTGTTCACCAACGCCATGGCGTCGGCGACGAAGCTCGAGTGGATACTTGCCACCATTCCACACGGGCCGGAACGCGCCGAACGTGGCGAACTCTGCTTCGGCACGGTCGACACGTGGCTCGTCTGGAAGCTGACCGGTGGTGCGGCGCACGTTACCGACAGTTCCAACGCTTCGTGCACGACGCTCTTCGATCCGCTTCAGGGCGTATGGGACGCAAGCATCCTGGCGGCGCTGCGGGTGCCGCCGGCGATTCTGCCCGAGGTGCGTGCGAGCAGCGAGGTGTACGCCATCGCGGCGAAGGACGCCATCGGGGCGTCGTGTCCGGTCGCCGGCATGGCCGGCGACCAGCAAGCGGCGATGTTCGGCGAACTCGGCGTCGATCGCGGTGCCGTGAAGATCACCTTCGGCACGTCGGCCATGGCCGACGTCAACACCGGCGAGTACCCGGTGCTCTCGATGCGCGGGGCTTACCCGCTGGTGCTGTGGCAGCTCGGTGGGCGGCGCACCTATTGTCTCGAAGGGACAGCGATCAGTGCGGGCGCAGCCGTGCAATGGCTGCGCGACGGCCTCGGCATTATCGAGCGCATCGACGACAGCGGGCCGTTGGCGTTCGGCGTCGCCGACAGCGGCGGGGCGTGGGCGGTGCCGGCGTTTCAAGGGCTGGGAACGCCGCACATGGATCCCGGCGCGCGGGCAGTGATCGGTGGCCTGTCGCGGGCGACGACGCGCGCCCACGTCGTACGCGCCGTGCTCGAGGGGATCGTGTACCGCAGCCGCGAGGTGCTGGAGACCTTGTTCGAAGATGCAGCAGTGCCGGCGCCGGAGCGGTTGCGGGTCGACGGCGGAGCAGCCAGCAACGACTTCCTGTTGCAGCACCTGGCGGACGTGCTGGGAGTCGCCGTCGAGCGGCCGCAATCGGTACAGGCATCGGCCCTCGGCGCCGCCTATCTGGCAGGTTTGGCCACGGGCATTTGGCGAAGCCTCGACGACGTCGCCCACGCCTGGCGTTCCGGCCGCATCTTCGAACCGGAGTGGAGTGCCGACCGCCGCGACGCTACGTTCCGCGCCTGGCAAAAGACCATCGCCGCAGCGCGAGAACGAGTGTTCTGACTTACGATTTCCCAGTTTGTGCGCCGTGCGAAGAAATCAGATGGGGGAGAGCGAGGCTCCATGCTCGACGCGTCGGTGCTTGCCTCCTCCGGCTTGAGGTGAAAGCATCGGACCGGTCCGGAGTTGATAGTGGACGTCCATTTGCGCGGCTTGCGCAGTGTGCCGCTGCGGGCACCGCGCCTCACCCTCGCGGCGGTACTGGCGCTGACCGTGCCGCTGGTGTGGCAGGCCCGCAACCTGCGCATCGAAGGCGCGGTCGCCGATCTCCTGCCCGCACGGCACGCCGACCGCGCGTACTACGACGAAGTCCGTCGCGTCTTCGGCAGCGACGAAGCCACCCTGGTGGGGGTGTTTGCGAGCGACGTTTTCGCGCCGCCCGTACTGGCAGCGATCGATCGGGTTTCGACGCGTCTCGCCGCCATTGACGGCGTGCGCGACGTCGTCAGTCTGACCACGGCCCGCGGCGTCGACAGCGACGAACTCGGTTTACGCGTGGGCAAGCTCATGCGGGTGCTGCCCGACACCCCCGAGGCGGCGGCGGCGTTTCGGCGGACCATGCTCGACAACCGGCTTTACGCGGGCTCCATGGTCACCGGCGACGGGACGGCGACCGGGATCCTCGTACTGTACAACGTCATGGACGAAGCCGAGTTCGCGCGGCGGCAGATGGACAGCCAGGTGCGAGCCGCAGTGGCCGAGCTCGACGGCATCGCGGGCGTTGCGGTCACCGGCCTGCAGACTCTCAAGGTGCGCGGTACGCAGGCCATGCAGCACGATTTGCGACGCCTGCTGCCGCTGGCTCTGGCCGTCGTGACGCTGGTTCTCGTATGGGCATTTCGCACCCGGCGCGGCGTGCTGCTGACCTTATCGGCCGCGCTCCTCGGCGGCGCCTGGACCGGCGGGGCAATGGCCGTGGTCGGAGTCCCCCTCAACATCGGCACGGTCGTCCTGCCTCCTCTCGTCGTTGCCATCGGCGTGACCTACGCGATCCATCTCGTGAGCCGTTACTACCAGGAAGCGCGCCCCGGACGAGCGCCCCGAGAGGCGATCGGCGTGGCGGTCGAGGCGGTGGCCTTACCGCTCGGCATCGCGGCCCTGACAACCATCCTCGGCTTCGGCATCCTCGCCATCAGTCGGATCGACGCGATCCGGGGCCTCGGGATCAGCGCCGCACTCGGCGTGGGCTTCGCGCTGGTCGCAACCTTCGCCTTTATTCCCGCCGTGCTCATGCTGATGCCGCAACTGCGCGAGCGGCCGGTCACCCATCACCGTTGGACCGTCCTGGTACTCGACTGGTGCGGGCGAGTGGCCTTGGCGCATCGGCGCCTGGTCATCGGCGTCACGGCAATCGTCGGGTTGGTGGCAGTGGGCGGCGCTGCGCGGGTGCGGGTCGAAACCGACTATCTGACCTTCTTCGGCCCGCAGAGCCGCGTTCGCCTCGACCACGAGCGCATCGCCGCGGCGCTTGGCGGCACGCAGCCAATCTTCCTGGTAATCGACGGCCGCGAACCGAACAGTCTGCGCCGACTCGAAACTCTGCAAGCGCTGATTGGTTTGCAGGCATTCGTCCGTGACCAGCCCGGCGTCGACAGTGTCGTGTCGCCGGTTGACTTCGTTGCCCTGACCCAGAGCGTGCTCAATCCCGACGGCCCGGGGCCGCTGCCGGCCACGCAGGCGGAACTCGAACAACTGCTCGTTTTCCTCGACCCGGAGGATGTTCGTTACGTCCTCGATGAAGACGGGTCGCGCGCCAACATGATCGTGCGGACCCGACTATCGCGTTCTGCCGACGTTGCCGACT
The window above is part of the Candidatus Binatia bacterium genome. Proteins encoded here:
- a CDS encoding glycerol-3-phosphate dehydrogenase/oxidase; amino-acid sequence: MRSPVEFSHRTRTRALETLDREPFDLLVIGGGITGAGIARDAALRGMRVLLTERRDFAVGTSSRSSKLIHGGVRYLQQGDVGLVMEAANERRVLRRLVPYLARPIQMLVPAQRRSGYAKLSAGLWTFDRMARVSHDERNQMLDREETLRLEPLLRADNIYGAAVYYECLTDDARLVLENLKSAVAFGATAVNYAPVERLVIEGGKVVGAVVRDVLGERAIEARASVAVNAAGPWVDEVRLLQGGGEKPRLHLTKGIHLIVPRERLPVVRSVVMTARDKRPVFAVPRGDTVYLGTTDTNYDGQYDDPAITREDVQYLLDAANDTFDVAPLGFDDVVGAWAGLRPLLHQDGKKPEEISRKDEIMVGPAGLISIAGGKLTTYRRMAERVVDMAAERAARLDGKRPHRRGESDSELLCGGATDEDLAAFIARLRTKWPEADADIVERLVGTYGSNGSRIVEGMMADPALGERAVPDLALTRGEVAYAVHDEMAMTLEDVLERRTRLFLWDVHNGLTAAPRVADWMAQLLGWSPDRRRAELAAYEDHVRDVKGFLGDAEPEELRALRA
- the glpK gene encoding glycerol kinase GlpK, producing MPLILAIDEGTTGVRAHVIDESSTVRGAAYRELTPLYPMAGWVELDPEAIWDATRTVCAAALAAAGARPADLAAIGICNQRATTIVWERKSGRPVYPAIVWHDTRTADRVPDLLARGVFTNAMASATKLEWILATIPHGPERAERGELCFGTVDTWLVWKLTGGAAHVTDSSNASCTTLFDPLQGVWDASILAALRVPPAILPEVRASSEVYAIAAKDAIGASCPVAGMAGDQQAAMFGELGVDRGAVKITFGTSAMADVNTGEYPVLSMRGAYPLVLWQLGGRRTYCLEGTAISAGAAVQWLRDGLGIIERIDDSGPLAFGVADSGGAWAVPAFQGLGTPHMDPGARAVIGGLSRATTRAHVVRAVLEGIVYRSREVLETLFEDAAVPAPERLRVDGGAASNDFLLQHLADVLGVAVERPQSVQASALGAAYLAGLATGIWRSLDDVAHAWRSGRIFEPEWSADRRDATFRAWQKTIAAARERVF
- a CDS encoding MMPL family transporter, whose product is MDVHLRGLRSVPLRAPRLTLAAVLALTVPLVWQARNLRIEGAVADLLPARHADRAYYDEVRRVFGSDEATLVGVFASDVFAPPVLAAIDRVSTRLAAIDGVRDVVSLTTARGVDSDELGLRVGKLMRVLPDTPEAAAAFRRTMLDNRLYAGSMVTGDGTATGILVLYNVMDEAEFARRQMDSQVRAAVAELDGIAGVAVTGLQTLKVRGTQAMQHDLRRLLPLALAVVTLVLVWAFRTRRGVLLTLSAALLGGAWTGGAMAVVGVPLNIGTVVLPPLVVAIGVTYAIHLVSRYYQEARPGRAPREAIGVAVEAVALPLGIAALTTILGFGILAISRIDAIRGLGISAALGVGFALVATFAFIPAVLMLMPQLRERPVTHHRWTVLVLDWCGRVALAHRRLVIGVTAIVGLVAVGGAARVRVETDYLTFFGPQSRVRLDHERIAAALGGTQPIFLVIDGREPNSLRRLETLQALIGLQAFVRDQPGVDSVVSPVDFVALTQSVLNPDGPGPLPATQAELEQLLVFLDPEDVRYVLDEDGSRANMIVRTRLSRSADVADFVRTVEVEARRRLAGDVKVRATGVVPLLSRSADELARAELTGLTQMLATLLVLMSFLYLSLRGGLLSLIPNVFPVLVLFGGLGWYGLPINVTTSMIALIAIAVTLADTTHYLSALNAELRRAGTEEGALPSVARAVGRPIMFSSIALTAGFLVLGFASFEPIRQFGILAGFAMLLALAADLLLTPALATSARVVTLWDLLRMRLGPAPHMEIPLFDGLRPFQAKLVVLMGQLATVSAGTRITRRGEMKRELYVLLRGRAAVRAHEGEPVIRYLGRGDVVGEMGLVRDQPRSADVTAVEPTDYLVLDATFLRRIRRRYPHLAASLLLNLARILSDRLENTTEQLTAQPAAAAGSAEPGLRGAEPIR
- a CDS encoding HAD family hydrolase; this translates as MPRSILQPHAHAVRDTLYPRLHHYHSWSCAGWCAGSTDTHSDINQRRRGLSTIRKRGRRAREGPSGVRRSPLAPRRFPVSGSFVRPLTPPGCVAYVPLMRLRAVLFDFGGTLDGPASHWLDRFLALYRDAGVDLSFERFRPAFDAATRAAYANPAVAGMDLRATVTFHTRHQVAHLGPAAAAVADRIADAFLDRAAAALAASRSVLELLRPHVALGVVSNFYGNVDRVLADNGIAPLLDAIVDSNRVGLRKPAPGIFTLALRRVGCLPLEALYVGDSFNNDIAGAWGAGLRTAWLVGSPPPVCPDPLIVDHRIHALAELPAIVAGARG
- a CDS encoding aspartate aminotransferase family protein, whose amino-acid sequence is MKTVQKQDRPQEAHALRLPGPRSKAIIDAERDWIAPGLQRIAQLSELAMVEGKGCRLYDADGNEYLDFFAGVAVASLGHSHPRFVRALTDQVGRLAVGSFTSEPRAALLKLLAELTPGALKRTQLYSGGAEAVEAAVRLAKSYTKKHEIVGFWGGFHGKTGGVMGLIGDPWKQKWGPLYPGTHLVPYADCYRCPFRLKHPDCGMFCLDFVRDSLKTATAGSVAAIIVEPIQGTAGNIVPPPEFLPGIAEIARENEALLIADEMITGFGRTGTMFGCEHTDTEPDIMTIGKGFGCGFPVTGLISTDAITSSLPFARPSSSSSSYGGNALAATAALTTVETIIDDELVDNSRRVGAFLLDELKALQEKYEFIGDVRGHGLLIGLDLVKDRATREPLSAAVSERIFLGALRRGLLLMGYFARVRINPPLIITESEARDGIAILDEVFAEVAASGAYRK
- a CDS encoding NDP-sugar synthase, whose product is MQAAIIAAGLGERLVAAGISRPKPLVEVAGQALIDYVLAGVSAAGIAEVACIVNEMSTGIEDHCRRRWPGLRFAFVRRTTPSSMESLFTLAPLLGPSRFLLLTVDGVCSSITIRDFAVGATDRTEADAVLALSTFVDDEKPLWARLDPDGRLSALGPEASGSGLVTAGFYVFDPVIFREIDTARQRGFTALRQFLGHLLTSGYRLYGTRVGKTVDVDRPEDLAVAEVFVRGGYRA